The following are from one region of the Jeongeupia sp. USM3 genome:
- the mgtA gene encoding magnesium-translocating P-type ATPase, protein MRFIKLRVLAFLQKGLSARQLRRLALLDVLRGQAVGQSVSSQLSGRLIALSHLVPAAVLKRLDSRADGLATGEADAKRERTGPNEVEHEKPMPWWTHLWLCFRNPFNVLLTVLALISAATDDMKATVVIAAMVGISTVLRFVQEKRSNSGADRLKAMVSNTATVLRGGARLELPIRDLVPGDIVQLSAGDMIPADLRVLAAKDLFVSQAALTGESLPVEKFADQPDHAERNPLALANLCFMGTNVVSGSATALVIGTGNRTYFGALAEKVTAQDRTPTQFQAGVNKVSWVLIRFMFVMAPLVLFINGFTKGDWTEAALFALSIAVGLTPEMLPMIVTSTLAKGAVVLSRKQVIVKRLDAIQNFGAMDILCTDKTGTLTQDRIALERHTDAWGERCDAVLDMAYLNSAYQTGLKNLLDVTVLEHAELRAEFDADHGWEKVDEVPFDFVRRRMSVVVKQRDDQQLLICKGALEEVLAACTRVRRGDETLPLSAGLLAQIRDVAAGLNREGLRVVAVASKPVPLDVTNYGVADERELVLAGYIAFLDPPKESTAPALKALKASGVDVKVLTGDNELVTLKVCREVGLAVNGVVLGDRIDAMSDLQLSAVAETATVFAKLTPMHKERIVRLLRERGHVVGFMGDGINDAPALRAADIGISVDSAVDIAKEAADLILLEKSLLVLEQGVIEGRKTFANMLKYIKMTASSNFGNVFSVLVASAFIPFLPMLPMHLLVQNLLYDISQIAIPFDNVDDELLQKPQRWNPDELTRFMVCFGPISSIFDILTFVVMWHVFGANSPEHQTLFQSGWFVVGLLSQTLIVHMIRTRKIPFIQSRAAWPLMAMTAVIMAIGIFLPMGPLAGYFKLQALPLAYFPWLVGILLGYMVLTQAIKGFYARRYGWQ, encoded by the coding sequence ATGCGTTTCATCAAACTGCGCGTTCTCGCGTTCCTGCAAAAGGGCCTGTCGGCCCGCCAACTGCGGCGTCTGGCGCTGCTCGACGTGCTGCGCGGCCAGGCCGTCGGCCAGTCGGTGTCGTCGCAACTGTCCGGGCGGCTGATCGCCCTCTCCCACCTCGTTCCGGCCGCCGTGCTCAAGCGGCTCGACAGCCGCGCCGACGGCCTCGCGACCGGCGAAGCCGACGCCAAGCGCGAGCGCACCGGCCCGAACGAGGTCGAGCACGAAAAGCCGATGCCGTGGTGGACCCACCTGTGGCTGTGCTTCCGCAACCCGTTCAACGTGCTGCTGACGGTGCTGGCACTGATCTCGGCGGCCACCGACGACATGAAGGCCACCGTCGTCATCGCGGCCATGGTCGGCATCTCGACGGTGCTGCGCTTCGTGCAGGAAAAGCGCTCGAACAGCGGCGCCGACCGGCTCAAGGCCATGGTCAGCAATACCGCGACGGTACTGCGGGGCGGTGCCCGGCTGGAGCTGCCAATTCGTGACTTGGTGCCGGGCGACATCGTCCAGCTCTCGGCCGGCGACATGATTCCGGCCGACCTGCGCGTGCTGGCTGCCAAGGACCTGTTCGTCAGCCAGGCGGCGCTGACCGGCGAATCGTTGCCGGTCGAGAAGTTTGCCGACCAGCCCGACCATGCCGAACGCAACCCGCTGGCGCTGGCCAACCTGTGCTTCATGGGCACCAACGTCGTCAGCGGCTCGGCCACGGCGCTGGTGATCGGCACCGGCAACCGGACCTACTTCGGCGCGCTGGCCGAGAAGGTCACCGCGCAGGACCGCACACCGACGCAGTTCCAGGCCGGCGTGAACAAGGTCAGCTGGGTGCTGATCCGCTTCATGTTCGTGATGGCGCCGCTGGTGCTGTTCATCAACGGCTTCACCAAGGGCGACTGGACCGAGGCCGCGCTGTTCGCGCTGTCGATCGCCGTCGGCCTGACGCCGGAAATGCTGCCGATGATCGTCACCTCGACGCTGGCCAAGGGCGCGGTGGTGCTGAGCCGCAAGCAGGTCATCGTCAAGCGGCTCGACGCGATCCAGAACTTCGGCGCGATGGACATCCTCTGCACCGACAAGACCGGCACGCTGACGCAGGACCGGATCGCGCTCGAACGCCACACCGACGCCTGGGGCGAGCGCTGCGACGCCGTGCTCGACATGGCCTACCTGAACAGCGCCTACCAGACCGGGCTGAAGAACCTGCTCGACGTCACCGTGCTCGAACACGCCGAACTGCGGGCCGAGTTCGATGCCGATCACGGCTGGGAAAAGGTCGACGAAGTGCCGTTCGATTTCGTCCGGCGGCGGATGTCGGTGGTGGTGAAGCAGCGCGACGACCAGCAACTGTTGATCTGCAAGGGCGCGCTCGAGGAAGTGCTCGCCGCGTGCACCCGCGTGCGCCGCGGCGACGAGACGCTGCCACTCTCCGCCGGCCTGCTGGCGCAGATCCGCGACGTCGCGGCCGGGCTGAACCGCGAGGGACTGCGCGTCGTCGCAGTCGCCAGCAAGCCGGTGCCGCTGGACGTGACGAACTACGGCGTCGCCGACGAGCGCGAGCTGGTGCTCGCCGGCTACATCGCCTTCCTCGATCCGCCGAAGGAAAGCACCGCGCCGGCGCTGAAGGCGCTGAAGGCCAGCGGCGTCGACGTGAAGGTGCTGACCGGCGACAACGAGCTGGTCACGCTCAAGGTCTGCCGCGAGGTCGGCCTGGCCGTGAACGGCGTCGTGCTCGGCGACAGGATCGACGCGATGAGCGATCTGCAATTATCAGCCGTGGCCGAAACCGCGACGGTGTTCGCCAAGCTGACGCCGATGCACAAGGAGCGCATCGTCCGGCTGCTGCGCGAGCGCGGCCACGTCGTCGGCTTCATGGGCGACGGCATCAACGACGCGCCGGCGCTGCGTGCCGCCGACATCGGCATCTCGGTCGACAGCGCCGTCGACATCGCCAAGGAAGCCGCCGACCTGATCCTGCTGGAAAAGAGCCTGCTGGTGCTCGAACAGGGCGTGATCGAAGGCCGCAAGACCTTCGCCAACATGCTCAAGTACATCAAGATGACCGCCAGCTCGAACTTCGGCAACGTGTTCAGCGTGCTGGTCGCCAGCGCCTTCATCCCCTTCCTGCCGATGCTGCCGATGCACCTGCTGGTGCAGAACCTGCTGTACGACATCTCGCAGATCGCCATCCCGTTCGACAACGTTGACGACGAGCTGCTGCAAAAACCGCAACGCTGGAACCCGGACGAGCTGACGCGCTTCATGGTGTGCTTCGGGCCGATCAGCTCGATCTTCGACATCCTGACCTTCGTCGTGATGTGGCACGTATTCGGTGCGAACTCGCCCGAACACCAGACGCTGTTCCAGTCCGGCTGGTTCGTCGTCGGCCTCCTGTCGCAGACGCTCATCGTGCACATGATCCGCACCCGCAAGATCCCGTTCATCCAGAGCCGCGCCGCCTGGCCGCTTATGGCAATGACGGCGGTGATCATGGCGATCGGCATCTTTCTGCCGATGGGCCCGCTGGCCGGCTACTTCAAGCTGCAGGCACTGCCGCTGGCGTACTTCCCGTGGCTGGTCGGCATCCTGCTCGGCTATATGGTGCTGACGCAGGCGATCAAGGGGTTCTACGCCCGCCGCTACGGCTGGCAATAA
- a CDS encoding metal ABC transporter ATP-binding protein — MITLDHVCVKYRQRLAVAEVCGTFATGRSTAIVGPNGAGKTTLLKAMAGLQPLASGLIHAPERVAYLPQRTELDRQFPMTVAELALSGSWRRSGAWRRLDRTEQDRAAHALGHMGLAELANRPIGTLSGGQLQRARFARLMVQDAPVLLLDEPLNNLDPASRDLLLKQLTDWQIEGRTVIAVMHDLDLVSRHFDETLLLSGTVQAWGATPTVLAAARAEIGFTGHSLWVNPLAEEAGS; from the coding sequence ATGATCACGCTCGATCACGTCTGCGTGAAGTATCGCCAGCGGCTGGCGGTGGCCGAGGTCTGCGGCACGTTCGCAACCGGGCGGTCGACGGCGATCGTCGGCCCGAACGGTGCCGGCAAGACGACGCTGCTCAAGGCGATGGCCGGCCTGCAGCCGCTGGCGTCGGGACTGATCCATGCGCCGGAGCGCGTTGCCTATCTGCCGCAACGGACCGAGCTCGACCGGCAGTTTCCGATGACGGTGGCCGAGCTGGCGCTGTCGGGCAGCTGGCGGCGCAGCGGGGCGTGGCGCCGGCTCGATCGTACCGAGCAGGACAGGGCGGCGCATGCGCTCGGCCACATGGGGCTGGCCGAGCTGGCGAACCGGCCGATCGGCACGCTGTCGGGCGGGCAGCTGCAGCGCGCGCGCTTTGCGCGGCTGATGGTGCAGGACGCGCCGGTGCTGCTGCTCGACGAACCGCTCAACAATCTGGACCCGGCGAGTCGCGATCTGCTGCTCAAGCAGCTGACCGACTGGCAGATCGAGGGGCGGACCGTGATTGCGGTGATGCACGACCTCGATCTGGTGTCGCGGCATTTTGACGAAACGCTGCTGCTCTCGGGCACCGTGCAGGCGTGGGGCGCGACACCGACGGTGCTGGCCGCGGCGCGCGCCGAGATCGGGTTTACCGGCCATTCGCTGTGGGTGAACCCGCTGGCCGAGGAGGCGGGATCGTGA
- a CDS encoding carboxylesterase, protein MDSADTPVGVLLVHGLGGTQYDLGSLHKILKRAGVEPYTVTLPGHSGKPEDLLDVRAEDWVETVEARYRELAAQHPTLHVVSMCLGSLISVEALKRIEQPSGKLVLLAPPVFLDGWATPWYWIFRHVVYRIPYFARSMKIAEEEPFGVKNDLVRSIVKAKFERGDDFHYPWVPLACIKQVDRLRRWVSKGLAAVRSPTLIIHAREDDLTSPRSAEFLVREMGGMARMVLLENSYHMICVDNDRDQVAIEMLRHLELDPSVVRVRTRARG, encoded by the coding sequence ATGGACTCCGCGGACACACCCGTCGGCGTGCTGCTGGTCCACGGGCTCGGCGGCACGCAGTACGACCTCGGCTCGCTGCACAAGATCCTCAAGCGTGCCGGCGTCGAACCGTACACGGTGACGCTGCCGGGCCATAGCGGCAAGCCCGAAGACCTGCTCGATGTTCGCGCAGAGGACTGGGTCGAAACGGTCGAAGCGCGCTACCGAGAGCTGGCTGCGCAACATCCGACGCTGCACGTGGTTTCGATGTGTCTCGGTTCGCTGATTTCGGTCGAGGCGCTCAAGCGCATCGAGCAGCCGTCCGGCAAGCTGGTGCTGCTGGCGCCGCCGGTGTTCCTCGACGGCTGGGCGACGCCGTGGTACTGGATTTTCCGCCACGTTGTTTACCGGATTCCGTACTTTGCCCGCAGCATGAAGATCGCCGAAGAAGAACCGTTCGGCGTCAAGAACGACCTCGTGCGCAGCATCGTCAAGGCCAAGTTCGAACGCGGCGACGATTTCCACTACCCGTGGGTGCCGCTGGCGTGCATCAAACAGGTCGACCGGCTGCGGCGCTGGGTGAGCAAGGGGCTGGCCGCGGTGCGCAGCCCGACGCTGATCATCCACGCCCGCGAGGACGACCTGACCAGCCCACGTTCGGCCGAGTTTCTGGTACGCGAAATGGGCGGGATGGCGCGGATGGTGCTGCTGGAAAACAGCTACCACATGATCTGCGTCGACAACGACCGCGATCAGGTCGCGATCGAGATGCTCAGGCACCTCGAGCTCGACCCTTCCGTCGTCAGGGTGCGGACCCGCGCGCGCGGCTGA
- a CDS encoding Gfo/Idh/MocA family oxidoreductase: protein MNGAHHRSLRLGIVGCDPASHGLMWARQWHRQPEHGLIAACIWDADRDIAAALATETGARIAPSAEAAGDGCDGIVIASLDPRDYLALARPHLIAGRRVFLNRPMAGSPADARELLALADRHGGAVYSASALLHTHAAATVRQALADLGALRFFTLTGPTDTADWYLPHLYACLASTLGPGLARIVHAELPCTDGDPHRLHAPASVIVEYAADAAIGPVRGVLSLLGPDSDWYGFTLKLYGQKQSAAEIDFDVGYALLFAQMRRFFAEGALPVSPSLMLEQVDAHYATLAAARLGTPVSLAMMRTSP from the coding sequence ATGAATGGCGCACATCACCGGTCGCTGCGTCTTGGCATCGTCGGCTGCGACCCGGCGAGCCACGGGCTCATGTGGGCCAGACAATGGCATCGGCAACCCGAACACGGGCTGATCGCGGCGTGTATCTGGGATGCCGACCGGGACATCGCCGCCGCACTGGCAACGGAAACCGGCGCCCGGATCGCTCCCTCGGCCGAGGCGGCCGGCGATGGGTGCGACGGCATCGTGATCGCCAGCCTCGACCCGCGCGACTACCTCGCGCTGGCCCGCCCCCACCTGATCGCCGGCCGGCGCGTCTTCCTGAACCGGCCGATGGCCGGCAGCCCTGCCGATGCCCGCGAACTGCTGGCGCTCGCCGACCGGCATGGCGGCGCGGTCTATTCGGCGTCCGCCCTGCTGCACACCCACGCTGCGGCCACCGTCAGGCAGGCACTCGCCGACCTGGGCGCCTTGCGTTTTTTCACGCTGACCGGCCCGACCGACACCGCCGACTGGTATCTGCCGCATCTTTACGCCTGCCTCGCAAGCACCCTGGGGCCGGGGCTGGCGCGCATCGTCCATGCCGAACTGCCGTGCACCGACGGCGACCCGCACCGGCTGCACGCACCGGCCAGCGTCATCGTCGAATACGCGGCCGACGCAGCCATCGGCCCGGTACGCGGCGTGCTGTCGCTGCTGGGCCCGGACAGCGACTGGTACGGTTTCACGCTGAAGCTGTACGGCCAGAAGCAATCGGCGGCCGAGATCGATTTCGATGTCGGCTATGCGCTGCTGTTCGCGCAGATGCGCCGCTTTTTCGCCGAAGGCGCGCTGCCGGTTTCACCCTCGCTGATGCTCGAGCAGGTCGATGCCCATTACGCAACGCTGGCGGCCGCACGCCTCGGCACACCGGTCTCGCTGGCCATGATGAGGACTTCCCCATGA
- a CDS encoding metal ABC transporter permease produces the protein MSLNELLISPFAEFDFMRRALVGCVVLALSCAPVGVLLVLRRMSLMGDALSHAVLPGAAVGYLIGGFALPWLAGGGIVAALLVAVLAGVAGRYTVLNEDASFAGFYLMALALGVVLISRWGSQVDLIHLLFGSVLAIDDAALYVVAAVATISIAWLALCYRGVVLECVDPGFLAAAGRGGSPYHLGLIVLTVLNLVAGFQAMGTLMAIGLMMLPATVARLWADTLPGLMGIAWVVGLVSTVGGLLVSYHAGLPSGPAIVLVASLFYLVSLTVAPHGWRGQRGAQADTR, from the coding sequence GTGAGCCTGAACGAATTGCTGATTTCTCCGTTTGCCGAGTTCGACTTCATGCGCCGCGCGCTGGTCGGCTGCGTGGTGCTGGCGCTGAGCTGCGCGCCGGTCGGGGTGTTGCTGGTGCTGCGGCGGATGAGTCTGATGGGCGACGCGCTGTCGCACGCGGTGCTGCCGGGTGCGGCGGTCGGTTATCTGATCGGCGGTTTCGCGCTGCCGTGGCTTGCCGGCGGCGGCATTGTCGCGGCGCTGCTGGTCGCCGTGCTGGCCGGGGTGGCCGGGCGCTACACGGTGCTGAACGAGGACGCGAGCTTCGCCGGTTTCTACCTGATGGCGCTGGCGCTTGGCGTGGTGCTGATTTCGCGCTGGGGCAGCCAGGTCGATCTGATCCATTTGCTGTTCGGCTCGGTGCTGGCGATCGACGACGCTGCGCTTTACGTCGTCGCCGCGGTGGCGACGATCAGTATCGCGTGGCTGGCGCTGTGCTATCGCGGTGTGGTGCTTGAATGCGTCGACCCGGGTTTTCTGGCCGCGGCCGGCCGTGGCGGCAGTCCGTATCACCTGGGGCTGATCGTGCTGACGGTGCTCAACCTCGTTGCCGGTTTCCAGGCGATGGGCACGCTGATGGCGATCGGGCTGATGATGCTGCCGGCGACGGTTGCGCGCTTGTGGGCCGATACGCTGCCGGGGTTGATGGGCATCGCCTGGGTGGTCGGGCTGGTGTCGACGGTCGGCGGGCTGCTGGTGTCGTACCACGCCGGCCTGCCGTCGGGCCCGGCCATCGTGCTGGTCGCCAGCCTGTTCTATCTGGTGTCGCTGACGGTGGCGCCGCACGGCTGGCGCGGACAGCGCGGCGCACAGGCCGACACACGCTAG
- a CDS encoding MASE1 domain-containing protein, with the protein MRIPPLSRLLLFIVVYGLLALFSMSTRDPVTHSTIVWPAAGIVLGTLMLAPYRQWPVWGLVTVALHAGIALLHGRPPAVSLLLSVLNLLIMAGIAAAWRRKAGEPASLTRPDSLFWFVLLVLAGSIAGAYASIAALHGFGFVSVRLNPMVFAISDGVGALIGAPLVVAWAGFQPARSAGAPRRIAWQGLLGFVALIVSAELAFDGPTATSVLASTQYELSYLPLLFVVLIAMAWQRRGMTLALVVLAGIAGLNTYQGEGPFAASAGLLGNPLLEVQLYLGAAALLGLLMAAMNASRDEALREALAWKVRSEGMLLGTRQLMYEVDPRNGSAVWAGQLGELLGLEPAELPTLTAFLERVHPDDRARVAAYAEQRGNGDTGALTQRFRFLTGYNDYVTLQDIGAPVVDFDDTVYRIGGLLRLDERDAGQD; encoded by the coding sequence ATGCGCATACCCCCGCTTTCCCGCCTTTTGCTTTTCATCGTCGTCTACGGCCTGCTGGCGCTGTTCAGCATGAGCACGCGCGATCCGGTGACGCACTCGACCATCGTCTGGCCGGCCGCCGGCATCGTGCTCGGTACGCTGATGCTCGCGCCGTACCGGCAGTGGCCGGTCTGGGGCCTTGTGACCGTCGCGCTGCATGCCGGGATCGCGCTGCTGCACGGCCGGCCGCCGGCGGTTTCCCTGCTGCTGTCGGTGCTCAATCTGCTGATCATGGCCGGTATCGCCGCCGCGTGGCGGCGCAAGGCCGGCGAGCCGGCGTCGCTGACACGGCCGGACAGCCTGTTCTGGTTCGTGCTGCTGGTGCTGGCCGGCAGCATCGCCGGCGCCTACGCGTCGATTGCGGCGCTGCACGGTTTCGGTTTCGTATCGGTCAGGCTGAACCCGATGGTCTTTGCCATTTCGGACGGCGTCGGCGCGCTGATCGGCGCGCCGCTGGTCGTTGCCTGGGCGGGTTTTCAGCCGGCCCGTTCGGCCGGTGCGCCGCGGCGGATCGCATGGCAGGGGCTGCTCGGCTTCGTTGCGCTGATCGTGTCGGCCGAGCTGGCGTTCGACGGGCCGACCGCGACGTCGGTGCTCGCCTCGACCCAGTACGAGCTGTCCTACCTGCCGTTGCTGTTCGTCGTGCTGATCGCGATGGCGTGGCAGCGCCGCGGGATGACGCTGGCGCTGGTCGTGCTCGCCGGGATCGCCGGGCTCAACACCTATCAGGGCGAGGGGCCGTTTGCCGCGTCGGCCGGCCTGCTCGGCAACCCCTTGCTCGAAGTCCAGCTCTACCTCGGCGCGGCAGCCTTGCTCGGGCTGCTGATGGCGGCGATGAACGCCAGCCGCGACGAGGCGCTGCGCGAGGCGCTGGCGTGGAAGGTGCGGTCCGAAGGCATGCTGCTCGGCACCCGTCAACTGATGTACGAGGTCGACCCGCGCAACGGCAGCGCGGTCTGGGCGGGGCAGCTTGGCGAGCTGCTCGGCCTCGAGCCGGCCGAGCTGCCGACCCTGACGGCCTTTCTCGAGCGCGTGCATCCGGACGACCGGGCGCGCGTCGCGGCCTATGCCGAGCAACGCGGCAATGGCGATACCGGCGCGCTGACCCAGCGATTCCGCTTCCTGACCGGCTACAACGACTACGTGACCCTGCAGGACATCGGCGCGCCGGTGGTCGATTTCGACGACACCGTCTACCGGATCGGCGGCCTGCTGCGGCTAGACGAGCGCGATGCCGGACAGGACTGA
- a CDS encoding Gfo/Idh/MocA family protein, producing MMHFRLGLIGCGQFGMFLAQTAVQSGRARIVAVTDVDPARGAKAAAQFGARACADDAALLGQPGLDAVLIATPPAQHRDNAIRAARSGKALFLEKPMALGNAACEAINAAAAESGAPLMVGHVLRWFEPYRAIADLYRSGRLGRALHLSFWRLEHDFLGISPWKGQRAGSGGYLYEVAAHELDWLRTLLGEPEAIGTQISKRLPSPHELEDTVALQLRFADGASAHYLGGTAFPDNSHGFCLRFEHATISSDAAFDPARVRLASPAGLTLDDLAFSTVDPYRQELDAWFDSLAAGRPAPVTGTDAAATVRLIESAYRAGGW from the coding sequence ATGATGCACTTCCGCCTCGGGCTGATCGGCTGCGGCCAGTTCGGCATGTTTCTGGCGCAGACCGCCGTACAGAGCGGCCGGGCACGCATTGTCGCCGTCACCGATGTCGATCCGGCCCGCGGCGCCAAGGCCGCGGCGCAGTTCGGCGCCCGTGCCTGCGCGGACGACGCGGCGCTGCTGGGCCAGCCCGGGCTCGACGCGGTGCTGATCGCCACGCCGCCGGCACAGCATCGCGACAACGCGATCCGCGCCGCCCGGAGCGGCAAGGCACTGTTCCTGGAAAAGCCGATGGCGCTGGGCAATGCCGCTTGCGAAGCCATCAACGCCGCGGCTGCCGAATCCGGCGCCCCGCTGATGGTCGGCCATGTGCTGCGCTGGTTCGAGCCTTACCGCGCCATTGCCGACCTGTACCGTTCGGGGCGGCTGGGGCGGGCGCTGCATCTGTCGTTCTGGCGGCTGGAGCACGACTTCCTGGGCATCTCGCCGTGGAAAGGCCAGCGTGCCGGCAGCGGTGGCTATCTGTACGAAGTGGCGGCGCACGAGCTCGACTGGCTGCGCACGCTGCTCGGCGAGCCCGAAGCGATCGGAACGCAGATCAGCAAGCGGCTGCCGTCGCCGCACGAGCTCGAGGACACCGTCGCGCTGCAGCTGCGCTTTGCCGACGGCGCCAGCGCGCACTACCTCGGCGGCACCGCCTTCCCCGACAACAGCCACGGCTTCTGCCTGCGTTTCGAGCATGCCACGATCAGCAGCGATGCCGCTTTCGACCCGGCACGGGTCCGGCTTGCGTCGCCAGCCGGCCTGACACTGGACGACCTCGCCTTCTCGACGGTCGACCCGTACCGGCAGGAGCTCGACGCTTGGTTCGACAGCCTCGCTGCCGGACGTCCCGCGCCGGTCACCGGCACCGATGCGGCGGCCACCGTGCGGCTGATCGAGTCGGCCTACCGCGCCGGCGGCTGGTAG
- a CDS encoding metal ABC transporter substrate-binding protein, with protein sequence MGLLIGLSGAARAAEPLPVVASFSILGDLVQNVGGDRVKVTTLVGADGDAHVYQPTPADVGTLAKSRVFFVNGLGFEGWMKRLTASSKYKGTVVTVSDGIKPRAMAGEGHDDHGHDHGTDPHAWQDVDNARLMVKNIAAALAKIDPAGAGVYQANAAKYDGQLAELARWADAQVAAIPAAKRKVITSHDAFGYLGARYKITLLSPQGLSTEAEASAKDVGKLIRQIKQSGIKAVFVENISNRKLIEQIGRETGASLEGELYSDALSKNPQANSYVNMYRHNITTLVAGMKANK encoded by the coding sequence ATGGGGTTGCTCATCGGTTTGAGCGGCGCCGCCCGGGCGGCCGAACCCTTGCCGGTGGTCGCCAGCTTCAGCATTCTTGGCGATCTGGTGCAGAACGTCGGCGGTGACCGGGTCAAGGTGACGACGCTGGTCGGCGCCGACGGCGATGCGCACGTGTACCAGCCGACGCCGGCCGATGTCGGCACGCTGGCCAAGAGCCGAGTGTTCTTCGTCAACGGCCTCGGATTCGAAGGCTGGATGAAGCGGCTGACCGCATCGAGCAAGTACAAGGGAACGGTTGTGACCGTGTCGGACGGCATCAAGCCGCGCGCGATGGCGGGGGAGGGTCACGATGATCATGGCCACGACCACGGCACCGATCCGCATGCGTGGCAGGACGTCGACAACGCGCGGCTGATGGTGAAGAACATCGCCGCGGCGCTGGCGAAGATCGACCCGGCCGGCGCCGGTGTCTATCAGGCGAATGCTGCGAAGTACGACGGCCAGCTGGCCGAGCTGGCGCGCTGGGCCGACGCGCAGGTTGCGGCGATTCCGGCCGCCAAACGCAAGGTCATCACCAGCCACGATGCATTCGGCTATCTCGGCGCGCGTTACAAAATCACGCTGCTGTCGCCGCAGGGCCTGTCGACCGAGGCCGAAGCGAGCGCCAAGGACGTCGGCAAGCTGATCCGCCAGATCAAGCAGAGCGGCATCAAGGCGGTGTTCGTCGAGAACATCAGCAACCGCAAGCTGATCGAGCAGATCGGCCGCGAAACCGGCGCTTCGCTCGAAGGCGAGCTGTACTCGGACGCGTTGTCGAAGAATCCGCAGGCCAACAGCTACGTGAACATGTATCGCCACAACATCACGACCCTGGTCGCAGGGATGAAGGCGAACAAGTAA
- a CDS encoding ProQ/FINO family protein, translated as MTETSNRKQRMAEERQAAFALLAEHWPAVFDLKQTKPLALDTRDRLKAECEAKGLDADKIARAVFLWVRRPAYQAAMAAGGQRYALDGTPSGEMTEEQQAHAAAASAAIQARIKAANEARITAAREARRAEHEARRAEQEARRAERAKEAPKPRPAGTRPAGKDGAAKPGKPAQARNRPAKPQAPRQDRPLPDTAMASALAAVLGRKTS; from the coding sequence ATGACCGAGACATCCAACCGCAAACAGAGAATGGCCGAGGAACGCCAGGCCGCGTTTGCGCTGCTGGCCGAACACTGGCCCGCCGTGTTCGATCTCAAGCAAACCAAGCCGCTGGCGCTCGACACCCGTGACCGGCTCAAGGCCGAATGCGAGGCCAAGGGGCTGGACGCCGACAAGATCGCGCGTGCGGTGTTCCTGTGGGTGCGCCGCCCGGCCTACCAGGCGGCGATGGCCGCCGGCGGCCAGCGCTATGCGCTCGACGGTACGCCGAGCGGCGAAATGACCGAAGAACAGCAGGCGCACGCCGCTGCCGCTTCGGCTGCCATCCAGGCACGCATCAAGGCGGCCAACGAGGCGCGGATCACCGCAGCCCGCGAAGCACGCCGGGCCGAGCACGAAGCACGCCGTGCGGAACAGGAAGCGCGCCGCGCGGAGCGGGCCAAGGAAGCACCGAAGCCGCGTCCGGCCGGTACGAGACCGGCAGGCAAGGATGGCGCGGCAAAGCCGGGCAAGCCGGCGCAGGCGCGCAACAGGCCGGCCAAGCCGCAAGCCCCCCGGCAGGACCGCCCCTTGCCCGATACCGCCATGGCCAGCGCGCTGGCCGCCGTGCTGGGCCGCAAGACTTCCTGA